From a region of the Listeria monocytogenes ATCC 19117 genome:
- a CDS encoding catalase produces MTDRKNLTTNQGVPVGDNQNSMTAGRKGPTLIEDYVLIEKLAHFDRERVPERVVHARGAGAHGKFVTKKSMKKYTMAKFLQEEGTETEVFARFSTVIHGQHSPETLRDPRGFSVKFYTEEGNYDFVGNNLPVFFIRDAIKFPDVIHSLKPDPRTNIQDGNRYWDFFSLTPEATTMIMYLFSDEGTPASYREIRGSSVHAFKWINEEGKTVYVKLRWIPKAGIVNLSTEQASQIQAKEFNHASRDLYEAIENGDYPEWDLYVQVLDPKDLDNFDFNPLDATKDWFEDVFPYEHVGTMTLDRNPDNIFAETESVGFNPGVLVRGMLPSEDRLLQGRLFSYSDTQRHRVGPNYLQLPINSPKAPVANNQRDGHMPFKQQTSSINYEPNSYDTEPKENPAFIEPEQEIRGDISGRLIAEKPNNFGHAKEVWDRYSDAERAALVKNIVDDWSQVRDDIKIRNLRNFYQVDPEFASRVAAGTGVNLEAHVADLK; encoded by the coding sequence ATGACAGATAGAAAAAATTTAACGACGAATCAAGGTGTGCCAGTTGGTGATAACCAAAATTCGATGACAGCGGGACGTAAAGGACCAACTTTGATAGAAGATTATGTGCTTATTGAGAAATTGGCACATTTTGATAGAGAGCGAGTACCAGAACGGGTTGTACATGCTCGTGGTGCTGGTGCTCACGGGAAATTTGTCACTAAGAAAAGCATGAAAAAATATACAATGGCTAAATTTTTGCAAGAAGAAGGAACGGAAACGGAGGTTTTTGCTCGTTTTTCAACAGTAATTCATGGGCAACATTCTCCAGAAACATTACGTGATCCACGCGGTTTCTCCGTTAAGTTTTATACAGAAGAAGGGAATTATGATTTTGTCGGAAATAATTTGCCGGTATTCTTCATTCGTGATGCGATTAAGTTTCCGGATGTTATTCATTCCTTGAAGCCTGATCCACGCACAAATATTCAAGATGGCAACCGTTACTGGGATTTCTTTAGCCTTACACCGGAAGCTACGACGATGATTATGTACTTATTCAGTGATGAAGGAACGCCGGCTTCTTACCGCGAAATACGTGGCTCTAGTGTTCATGCGTTCAAATGGATTAACGAAGAAGGCAAAACAGTTTATGTAAAACTGCGCTGGATTCCAAAAGCGGGAATAGTGAACCTTTCGACGGAGCAAGCTTCTCAAATTCAAGCAAAAGAATTTAACCATGCAAGTCGTGATTTGTATGAAGCAATTGAAAATGGAGACTATCCAGAGTGGGATTTATATGTGCAAGTGTTGGATCCGAAAGACTTGGATAACTTTGATTTTAATCCATTAGATGCAACAAAAGATTGGTTTGAAGATGTATTTCCTTATGAACACGTAGGAACAATGACGCTTGACCGCAACCCAGATAATATTTTTGCGGAGACAGAATCGGTTGGTTTTAATCCTGGGGTACTTGTACGTGGAATGCTTCCTTCTGAAGACCGTTTATTGCAAGGTCGTTTATTCTCTTACTCAGATACGCAAAGACATCGTGTAGGGCCAAACTACTTACAACTCCCAATTAACAGTCCGAAAGCGCCTGTCGCGAACAACCAACGTGACGGTCATATGCCGTTTAAACAACAAACAAGTTCGATTAATTATGAGCCAAATAGTTACGATACAGAACCAAAAGAAAATCCAGCGTTTATCGAGCCAGAGCAAGAAATCCGTGGTGATATTTCTGGGCGCCTGATTGCAGAAAAACCAAATAACTTTGGCCATGCAAAAGAAGTATGGGATCGTTATTCAGATGCAGAACGTGCTGCACTCGTGAAAAACATTGTCGATGATTGGTCACAAGTACGTGATGATATTAAAATCCGCAACTTACGTAATTTCTATCAAGTAGATCCGGAATTCGCTAGTCGAGTGGCTGCGGGAACTGGTGTTAATCTCGAAGCACATGTAGCAGATTTAAAATAA
- a CDS encoding ParB/RepB/Spo0J family partition protein, translating to MAKGLGKGINALFNNVDTNEETVQNIAIKDIKPNPYQPRKIFDTKAINELRDSIKIHGVLQPIILRNTDKGYEIVVGERRFRAAKEAKLKEIPAVVRDLTEEEMMELSVIENLQREDLSPLEEAESYQFLMKKLGLTQAKLAERVGKSRPYIANFVRLLTLPEEVQVMLRDGSLSAGHGRVLLGLKLKKNIIPTAKKAVAQGLTVRQLEDVVNNLNENVSRETIKPARVPIFIRESESQLRDKFGTAVSIKRRDKKGKIEIEFLSDDDLDRILEILDIQFDDE from the coding sequence ATGGCTAAAGGTCTAGGTAAAGGAATCAATGCACTATTTAATAATGTAGATACGAATGAAGAAACCGTACAAAATATCGCTATAAAAGATATTAAGCCAAATCCATATCAACCACGTAAAATCTTTGATACGAAAGCAATCAATGAATTACGTGACTCCATTAAAATTCACGGTGTTTTGCAGCCAATAATATTAAGAAATACAGATAAAGGATATGAAATTGTTGTTGGTGAACGTAGATTTCGTGCAGCAAAAGAAGCTAAATTAAAAGAAATCCCAGCAGTTGTACGTGATTTAACGGAAGAAGAAATGATGGAGCTTTCTGTCATTGAAAACTTACAACGCGAAGATTTATCTCCACTTGAAGAAGCGGAATCATATCAGTTCCTTATGAAAAAATTGGGCTTAACGCAAGCAAAATTAGCAGAACGCGTTGGGAAAAGTAGACCATATATCGCTAACTTTGTTCGTCTTTTGACATTACCTGAAGAAGTTCAAGTAATGTTACGTGATGGCTCATTGTCAGCTGGACATGGCCGAGTGTTACTAGGTTTGAAACTTAAGAAAAATATTATCCCAACGGCTAAAAAAGCTGTGGCGCAAGGGCTGACAGTACGACAATTAGAAGATGTGGTTAATAATCTAAATGAAAATGTTTCACGTGAAACAATTAAGCCGGCTAGAGTTCCTATCTTTATCCGTGAAAGCGAAAGCCAATTACGTGATAAATTTGGTACGGCTGTCTCGATTAAACGTCGCGATAAAAAAGGTAAAATTGAAATTGAATTTTTATCTGATGATGATTTAGATCGCATTTTAGAGATTTTAGATATTCAGTTTGATGATGAATAG
- a CDS encoding BglG family transcription antiterminator: MSASKLSLPRWKQIVHMLYLKMEFISGGELGEALAVNPRTIRNDIKVINQILMIGGNRIESLPGVGYRLVIGDEKALREALLDDSIGRANMNIVPMFAEDRADYIIRYLLLKNDYVKLETLSEELFVSKSTINLDILEVKRKLKENELKVEKRAGYGIRITGAELAIRFCFSRYLLVESTSPLITETEINFFGEVNLEMMEQIVVSNIAKYNIHMTDISVKNLIIHIAIAVCRVKDNCYVPATDLEDIEFSMPELRAAQGIIKEIDLSEGIRFPESETAYLLLHLSSKNRKSDFNNYREYIIVDKMLEKIKELYGYDFKQDQKMISNIALHLKPAINRIKFNMNIQNPYLKNLKANYPLAFELGLVAKEVLEQELKTNVDEAEVGYLAIHFLYGLDKEIGSEKQKVLIVCASGLGTSQLLESKVRKEFENTLEIVGVYSFKEYEQSGTACDFVISTVPLRMKLHPFIQVSPFLTKADIRNITALMKQDETKNQFEVDKVFKESLFLISDKKDKEQVLVDLASLLLENNIVGEDYLPSLFEREEIVPTYLGNGLAAPHPIEANVQETAIGVCIFTGGGVKWNEEDQAQVIFMLAVKNKQQQQLATVYELISNLVESPKAMGELKRVTSFEEFMRVLQTI, from the coding sequence GTGAGTGCTTCAAAATTATCATTACCTAGATGGAAACAAATAGTTCATATGCTTTATTTGAAGATGGAGTTTATTAGCGGTGGAGAATTAGGGGAGGCATTAGCTGTTAACCCTCGGACAATTAGAAATGATATTAAAGTAATTAATCAAATACTGATGATAGGCGGAAACAGAATCGAATCACTTCCTGGTGTAGGATATCGTCTGGTCATTGGTGATGAAAAAGCGCTGCGTGAAGCTCTTTTGGACGATTCGATAGGAAGAGCTAATATGAATATTGTACCGATGTTTGCAGAGGATAGAGCAGATTATATTATTCGATATTTATTACTCAAAAATGACTATGTAAAGCTGGAGACGTTGTCAGAAGAGCTTTTTGTTAGTAAGTCTACGATAAACTTGGATATTTTAGAAGTGAAACGAAAACTCAAAGAAAATGAGTTGAAAGTGGAAAAACGGGCTGGCTATGGCATTAGAATTACTGGTGCAGAACTTGCTATCCGATTTTGCTTTTCAAGATATTTGTTAGTGGAATCTACAAGCCCGCTTATTACAGAAACAGAAATAAATTTTTTTGGAGAAGTTAATTTGGAAATGATGGAGCAGATTGTCGTTTCTAATATAGCGAAATATAATATTCACATGACGGACATTTCAGTTAAAAATTTGATTATTCATATCGCAATTGCTGTATGTCGTGTAAAAGATAATTGTTATGTACCTGCAACAGATTTGGAGGATATTGAATTTAGTATGCCGGAATTAAGGGCGGCTCAAGGTATTATAAAAGAAATAGATCTTTCAGAAGGAATTCGTTTCCCGGAAAGTGAGACTGCCTATCTGCTGCTACACCTTAGTTCGAAAAACAGAAAAAGTGACTTTAATAATTACCGAGAATATATCATCGTGGATAAGATGTTAGAAAAGATTAAAGAGCTGTACGGTTATGATTTTAAGCAAGACCAGAAAATGATTTCCAATATCGCTTTGCATTTAAAGCCAGCTATTAACAGAATTAAATTTAATATGAATATACAAAACCCGTATTTAAAAAATCTAAAAGCTAATTATCCACTAGCTTTTGAATTAGGGTTGGTTGCTAAAGAAGTCCTTGAGCAGGAGTTAAAAACAAATGTAGACGAAGCGGAAGTAGGATATTTGGCTATTCACTTTTTGTATGGCTTAGATAAGGAAATAGGGTCTGAGAAGCAAAAAGTATTGATTGTTTGTGCTTCTGGTTTAGGGACGTCGCAACTTTTGGAATCTAAAGTACGAAAAGAGTTTGAGAATACGCTTGAAATAGTCGGCGTGTACTCATTTAAAGAATATGAGCAGAGTGGAACGGCATGTGACTTTGTTATCTCTACAGTACCACTGCGAATGAAGTTACATCCATTTATTCAAGTATCGCCATTTTTGACAAAGGCGGATATTCGTAATATCACTGCGTTAATGAAGCAAGATGAGACGAAGAACCAATTTGAAGTGGACAAGGTTTTTAAGGAATCGTTATTCTTAATTAGTGATAAAAAGGACAAAGAGCAAGTTCTGGTAGATTTAGCGAGTCTTTTGCTGGAAAATAATATTGTTGGCGAGGACTATTTACCATCACTTTTTGAGCGCGAAGAAATTGTGCCGACTTATTTAGGTAATGGACTTGCGGCACCACACCCAATTGAAGCAAACGTCCAAGAAACAGCTATTGGAGTATGTATTTTTACTGGCGGTGGGGTAAAGTGGAATGAGGAAGATCAGGCACAAGTGATTTTCATGTTAGCGGTAAAAAACAAGCAACAACAGCAGCTTGCGACGGTGTATGAGCTTATTAGCAATTTAGTAGAAAGTCCAAAAGCAATGGGAGAGCTAAAACGTGTGACAAGTTTTGAAGAATTTATGCGTGTGTTACAAACGATATAA
- a CDS encoding DUF951 domain-containing protein has translation MFMEKKHFDLNDIVEMKKPHPCGTNRFKIIRMGMDIRIKCEGCGHSVMIPRREFERKVKKILVKAEQ, from the coding sequence ATGTTTATGGAAAAAAAGCATTTCGATTTAAATGATATTGTGGAAATGAAAAAGCCTCATCCTTGTGGTACCAATCGATTTAAGATTATACGCATGGGGATGGATATTCGGATTAAGTGCGAAGGTTGTGGTCATAGTGTGATGATCCCCCGCCGCGAGTTCGAACGAAAAGTGAAGAAAATTTTAGTTAAAGCTGAACAATAA
- a CDS encoding ParA family protein — translation MSKVIALANQKGGVGKTTSSVNLSSSLAFLGKKVLLVDIDPQGNASSGVGVNKGEIEHCIYDVLVDDVAIQDVLQKTDLDNLNVIPATIQLAGAEVELVPAISREIRLKKAIDSIRDDYDYVIIDCPPSLGLLTLNALTAADSVLIPVQCEYYALEGLSQLLNTIRIVQKHLNEDLQIEGVLLTMLDARTNLGIQVIEEVKKYFQNKVFNTIIPRNVRLSEAPSHGKPILLYDAKSKGAEVYLELAKEVVAHG, via the coding sequence TTGAGCAAAGTGATTGCACTAGCAAACCAAAAAGGTGGGGTTGGTAAGACGACATCATCTGTGAATTTAAGCTCGAGCCTGGCTTTTTTAGGTAAGAAAGTGTTACTAGTTGATATTGACCCACAAGGTAATGCATCAAGTGGCGTTGGTGTTAACAAAGGTGAAATTGAACATTGTATTTATGATGTACTAGTTGACGATGTAGCCATTCAAGATGTGTTGCAAAAAACAGACTTGGATAATTTGAATGTTATTCCAGCTACAATTCAACTCGCAGGTGCAGAAGTAGAGCTAGTTCCAGCTATCTCTCGTGAAATTAGATTGAAAAAAGCAATCGACTCAATCCGTGATGATTATGACTATGTGATTATTGATTGTCCGCCATCACTTGGGCTTTTGACTTTAAACGCATTAACAGCAGCAGATTCTGTTTTAATTCCTGTTCAATGTGAGTATTACGCGCTAGAAGGTTTAAGCCAGTTACTAAATACAATAAGAATCGTCCAAAAGCATCTCAATGAGGATTTACAAATTGAAGGTGTTTTACTAACAATGCTTGATGCTAGAACAAATCTAGGTATTCAAGTAATAGAAGAAGTGAAAAAATACTTCCAAAACAAAGTATTTAATACAATTATTCCACGGAATGTACGTCTAAGTGAAGCACCTAGTCATGGAAAACCGATTTTGTTATATGATGCAAAATCAAAAGGTGCTGAAGTTTATTTAGAATTAGCAAAGGAAGTGGTTGCACATGGCTAA